A window of the Vanessa cardui chromosome 27, ilVanCard2.1, whole genome shotgun sequence genome harbors these coding sequences:
- the LOC124541149 gene encoding cyclin-T-like isoform X2 produces MAGGQEKWYFTKEQLQNSASRKCGLDADKELAYRQQAANLIQDMGQRLQVSQLCINTAIVYMHRFYAFHSFTQFHRNAIAAAALFLAAKVEEQPRKLEYVIKVAHVCLHRGEGVNALTSEQYQEQAQDLVFNENVLLQTLGFDVAIDHPHTHVVRTCHLVKAPKDLAQTSYFMASNSLHLTTMCLQYRPTVVACFCIHLASKWSNWAIPQSHEGRHWFSYVDRSVTTELLERLTAEFLHIFDKCPSRLKRKMMTMSNSGGSPGTHPPGSAVANSPFDKNKHSLVNSDEIDKSFDKEYERERRRQQPPGGYVPATAPPNPTQPQKIDYNLYREKREREERERREERERRQQQAIQRPGVPQPNPRPNPPPPHHRPSSQHHKPHHPWPHKPPHHKPPHDHRHRPVPSVPSTSSSQPVVPHQPEVPQRTRPPSLFSPENTTPAVAASAPRRPPSNPQQRPRPEPRPVPNLPQPPPNVAQEQKPHSASPHKKRPDPTAVVRDMQPPAILSPFSSPPNKEMKSRQRLPSNSEPELVPVVKKIDETPGYENVIRDSQRGNAIKTRQPERKPDTRALNGIETDPTLVSNLLKESLVKPVPITVPTEKKSPVEVKKEPVIETPAPPPAPPPQLEPPPVPQPQPQPQPIPQPTEESEHKHKKEKKKKDKHKHKDRDKSKEERKKHKKDKDRDKKTEPLPPAPETDGTLRITIPREKLSTSPGLKIKIPKERLAVPPPPPQNAGLKIKISKEVLETSRKRPATDHAGPPHKLPRPEGPHPNKVDHTLGNGHPGK; encoded by the exons TTCTCAGCTATGTATCAATACAGCAATAGTTTACATGCATCGTTTCTACGCGTTTCATTCCTTCACGCAGTTCCACAGGAACGCTATTGCAGCCGCCGCACTGTTCCTCGCCGCAAAG GTCGAGGAGCAACCAAGAAAATTAGAATATGTAATAAAGGTAGCACACGTCTGTCTCCACAGAGGTGAGGGAGTGAACGCTCTCACCTCTGAACAGTATCAGGAACAG GCGCAGGACTTGGTTTTCAACGAGAATGTCCTGCTACAGACATTAGGTTTCGATGTAGCGATCGACCACCCGCACACGCACGTGGTGCGCACCTGCCACCTTGTAAAAG CGCCCAAGGATTTGGCTCAAACTTCATACTTTATGGCGTCAAACAGTCTTCATCTGACGACGATGTGTCTCCAGTACAGGCCGACGGTTGTCGCTTGTTTCTGCATACATCTCGCGTCTAAGTGGAGTAACTGGGCG ATACCGCAATCGCACGAGGGCCGGCACTGGTTCTCGTACGTGGACCGGAGCGTGACGACGGAGTTGCTCGAGCGGCTGACGGCAGAGTTCCTCCACATATTCGACAAGTGCCCGTCGAGGTTGAAGAGGAAAATGATGACAATGTCCAACA GCGGAGGATCCCCGGGAACGCACCCGCCCGGCTCAGCGGTCGCGAACTCGCCCTTCGACAAGAACAAGCACTCGCTCGTCAACAGCGATGAAATCGACAAGTCGTTTGATAAag AATATGAACGCGAAAGGCGTCGTCAACAACCCCCGGGAGGTTACGTGCCGGCGACCGCGCCGCCGAACCCCACGCAACCACAGaaaatagattacaatctatacaGAGAGAAACGAGAGAGAGAAGAAAGAGAGAGGCGGGAGGAGAGGGAGAGGCGACAACAACAAGCTATCCAAAGGCCAGGGGTTCCTCAACCGAATCCAAGGCCGAACCCACCACCACCGCACCACCGACCCTCCAGCCAACACCACAAACCACACCATCCTTGGCCCCACAAGCCGCCCCATCACAAACCGCCACACGACCACAGGCACAGACCCGTACCTTCCGTACCTTCGACTTCTTCAAGTCAGCCGGTGGTTCCGCATCAGCCGGAAGTCCCCCAACGTACCCGTCCACCGTCTCTGTTCTCGCCCGAGAATACTACCCCAGCGGTTGCGGCCTCTGCACCCAGACGACCCCCCTCGAATCCCCAACAGAGGCCTAGGCCGGAACCTAGACCGGTACCCAATTTACCTCAACCTCCTCCAAACGTAGCTCAGGAACAAAAGCCTCATTCAGCCAGTCCACACAAAAAACGTCCAGACCCGACGGCTGTCGTCCGAGACATGCAACCCCCTGCCATTCTATCGCCCTTCTCGTCGCCCCCTAACAAAGAAATGAAATCTAGACAGAGGTTGCCTTCAAACTCTGAACCTGAATTAGTACCTGTAGTTAAGAAAATTGATGAGACGCCCGGCTACGAGAACGTCATTAGGGACTCTCAGCGCGGCAACGCTATCAAAACGAGACAGCCTGAGAGAAAGCCCGACACGAGGGCTCTCAACGGCATCGAAACGGACCCCACTCTCGTATCGAATCTCCTCAAAGAGAGCTTAGTTAAACCGGTCCCCATTACCGTTCCAACGGAGAAAAAGTCGCCCGTCGAGGTCAAAAAGGAACCGGTTATAGAGACCCCCGCACCCCCACCGGCCCCCCCACCTCAATTGGAGCCCCCACCCGTCCCCCAACCCCAACCCCAGCCTCAGCCGATCCCTCAGCCGACCGAGGAGTCGGAACACAAACACAAGAAggagaagaagaagaaggacAAACACAAACACAAGGATCGCGACAAATCGAAAGAAGAGAGAAAGAAACACAAGAAGGACAAGGACAGGGATAAGAAGACGGAGCCCCTCCCCCCCGCGCCCGAGACGGACGGAACCCTCCGGATAACGATACCGAGGGAGAAGCTTTCGACGAGTCCCGGGCTCAAGATAAAGATCCCTAAGGAGAGGCTCGCCgtcccgccgccgccgccgcagAACGCCGGCCTCAAGATCAAGATATCGAAGGAGGTGCTCGAGACGTCGCGCAAGCGGCCGGCGACCGACCACGCGGGCCCCCCGCACAAGCTGCCGCGGCCCGAGGGCCCTCACCCGAACAAG GTCGACCACACACTCGGCAACGGGCACCCGGGCAAGTGA
- the LOC124541149 gene encoding cyclin-T-like isoform X1 codes for MAGGQEKWYFTKEQLQNSASRKCGLDADKELAYRQQAANLIQDMGQRLQVSQLCINTAIVYMHRFYAFHSFTQFHRNAIAAAALFLAAKVEEQPRKLEYVIKVAHVCLHRGEGVNALTSEQYQEQAQDLVFNENVLLQTLGFDVAIDHPHTHVVRTCHLVKAPKDLAQTSYFMASNSLHLTTMCLQYRPTVVACFCIHLASKWSNWAIPQSHEGRHWFSYVDRSVTTELLERLTAEFLHIFDKCPSRLKRKMMTMSNSGGSPGTHPPGSAVANSPFDKNKHSLVNSDEIDKSFDKEYERERRRQQPPGGYVPATAPPNPTQPQKIDYNLYREKREREERERREERERRQQQAIQRPGVPQPNPRPNPPPPHHRPSSQHHKPHHPWPHKPPHHKPPHDHRHRPVPSVPSTSSSQPVVPHQPEVPQRTRPPSLFSPENTTPAVAASAPRRPPSNPQQRPRPEPRPVPNLPQPPPNVAQEQKPHSASPHKKRPDPTAVVRDMQPPAILSPFSSPPNKEMKSRQRLPSNSEPELVPVVKKIDETPGYENVIRDSQRGNAIKTRQPERKPDTRALNGIETDPTLVSNLLKESLVKPVPITVPTEKKSPVEVKKEPVIETPAPPPAPPPQLEPPPVPQPQPQPQPIPQPTEESEHKHKKEKKKKDKHKHKDRDKSKEERKKHKKDKDRDKKTEPLPPAPETDGTLRITIPREKLSTSPGLKIKIPKERLAVPPPPPQNAGLKIKISKEVLETSRKRPATDHAGPPHKLPRPEGPHPNKVGTWPVPPPYRPPLPYYMVRPPPPLYYGMRMDGYFYGAMFPPPQPPLPSTPPPPLPPPPPE; via the exons TTCTCAGCTATGTATCAATACAGCAATAGTTTACATGCATCGTTTCTACGCGTTTCATTCCTTCACGCAGTTCCACAGGAACGCTATTGCAGCCGCCGCACTGTTCCTCGCCGCAAAG GTCGAGGAGCAACCAAGAAAATTAGAATATGTAATAAAGGTAGCACACGTCTGTCTCCACAGAGGTGAGGGAGTGAACGCTCTCACCTCTGAACAGTATCAGGAACAG GCGCAGGACTTGGTTTTCAACGAGAATGTCCTGCTACAGACATTAGGTTTCGATGTAGCGATCGACCACCCGCACACGCACGTGGTGCGCACCTGCCACCTTGTAAAAG CGCCCAAGGATTTGGCTCAAACTTCATACTTTATGGCGTCAAACAGTCTTCATCTGACGACGATGTGTCTCCAGTACAGGCCGACGGTTGTCGCTTGTTTCTGCATACATCTCGCGTCTAAGTGGAGTAACTGGGCG ATACCGCAATCGCACGAGGGCCGGCACTGGTTCTCGTACGTGGACCGGAGCGTGACGACGGAGTTGCTCGAGCGGCTGACGGCAGAGTTCCTCCACATATTCGACAAGTGCCCGTCGAGGTTGAAGAGGAAAATGATGACAATGTCCAACA GCGGAGGATCCCCGGGAACGCACCCGCCCGGCTCAGCGGTCGCGAACTCGCCCTTCGACAAGAACAAGCACTCGCTCGTCAACAGCGATGAAATCGACAAGTCGTTTGATAAag AATATGAACGCGAAAGGCGTCGTCAACAACCCCCGGGAGGTTACGTGCCGGCGACCGCGCCGCCGAACCCCACGCAACCACAGaaaatagattacaatctatacaGAGAGAAACGAGAGAGAGAAGAAAGAGAGAGGCGGGAGGAGAGGGAGAGGCGACAACAACAAGCTATCCAAAGGCCAGGGGTTCCTCAACCGAATCCAAGGCCGAACCCACCACCACCGCACCACCGACCCTCCAGCCAACACCACAAACCACACCATCCTTGGCCCCACAAGCCGCCCCATCACAAACCGCCACACGACCACAGGCACAGACCCGTACCTTCCGTACCTTCGACTTCTTCAAGTCAGCCGGTGGTTCCGCATCAGCCGGAAGTCCCCCAACGTACCCGTCCACCGTCTCTGTTCTCGCCCGAGAATACTACCCCAGCGGTTGCGGCCTCTGCACCCAGACGACCCCCCTCGAATCCCCAACAGAGGCCTAGGCCGGAACCTAGACCGGTACCCAATTTACCTCAACCTCCTCCAAACGTAGCTCAGGAACAAAAGCCTCATTCAGCCAGTCCACACAAAAAACGTCCAGACCCGACGGCTGTCGTCCGAGACATGCAACCCCCTGCCATTCTATCGCCCTTCTCGTCGCCCCCTAACAAAGAAATGAAATCTAGACAGAGGTTGCCTTCAAACTCTGAACCTGAATTAGTACCTGTAGTTAAGAAAATTGATGAGACGCCCGGCTACGAGAACGTCATTAGGGACTCTCAGCGCGGCAACGCTATCAAAACGAGACAGCCTGAGAGAAAGCCCGACACGAGGGCTCTCAACGGCATCGAAACGGACCCCACTCTCGTATCGAATCTCCTCAAAGAGAGCTTAGTTAAACCGGTCCCCATTACCGTTCCAACGGAGAAAAAGTCGCCCGTCGAGGTCAAAAAGGAACCGGTTATAGAGACCCCCGCACCCCCACCGGCCCCCCCACCTCAATTGGAGCCCCCACCCGTCCCCCAACCCCAACCCCAGCCTCAGCCGATCCCTCAGCCGACCGAGGAGTCGGAACACAAACACAAGAAggagaagaagaagaaggacAAACACAAACACAAGGATCGCGACAAATCGAAAGAAGAGAGAAAGAAACACAAGAAGGACAAGGACAGGGATAAGAAGACGGAGCCCCTCCCCCCCGCGCCCGAGACGGACGGAACCCTCCGGATAACGATACCGAGGGAGAAGCTTTCGACGAGTCCCGGGCTCAAGATAAAGATCCCTAAGGAGAGGCTCGCCgtcccgccgccgccgccgcagAACGCCGGCCTCAAGATCAAGATATCGAAGGAGGTGCTCGAGACGTCGCGCAAGCGGCCGGCGACCGACCACGCGGGCCCCCCGCACAAGCTGCCGCGGCCCGAGGGCCCTCACCCGAACAAGGTAGGCACCTGGCCCGTCCCGCCCCCTTACAGGCCCCCGCTGCCGTACTACATGGTGCGGCCGCCGCCGCCGCTGTACTACGGCATGCGCATGGACGGTTACTTCTACGGCGCCATGTTCCCGCCGCCGCAGCCCCCGCTGCCCAGCACGCCGCCGCCCCCcctgccgccgccgccgcccgagTGA
- the LOC124541128 gene encoding uncharacterized protein LOC124541128 — translation MVDIDLSNSDMDLGSMIKDQVAQSIKNVDVLSMLQKMVASTPEDEESEEIREKLQGILAQYNNLPENEKIQFVQQLKDVLASKLAMKLKDTPIDLSGVEGAIMEAVASQLYVVAAAIFVFVVILVFFGYKLYKSIKDKEKKREEKKKLKQMKKKK, via the exons ATGGTTGACATCGACTTGTCGAATTCGGACATGGACTTGGGCAGTATGATCAAAGACCAAGTCGCCCAGTCGATTAAAAACGTAGACGTATTGTCTATGCTCCAAAAAATGGTCGCCTCCACACCTGAGGACGAAGAATCTGAGGAAATACGCGAGAAATTACAGGGAATACTGGCGCAATATAACAATTTGCCGGAGAACGAAAAGATCCAATTCGTCCAACAATTGAAGGATGTTCTCGCTAGTAAATTGGCAATGAAATTGAAAGATACCCCGATCGACTTAAGTGGTGTCGAAGGCGCCATTATGGAAGCGGTCGCGTCACAGCTGTATGTCGTTGCGGCCgccatatttgtttttgtagtgATTTTGG TATTCTTCGGTTACAAACTCTACAAATCCATAAAGGACAAGGAAAAGAAGAGAGAAGAGAAGAAGAAgttgaaacaaatgaaaaagaAGAAGTAA